Sequence from the Flavobacterium sp. TR2 genome:
TCGCATAGCCTTTCTTTTTCACTTCCGCAGTTTTAAGCATAAACATACCATCTTCGCAAGTGATCTTTATAGGCTTCTTTGCATCAATTGTTCTGATATAGCCAGTAAACCTTGTCTTAAGAACACCGTCATAACCCAATTTTACTGTGATTTTATCGCCTCGTTTTATTGGAAGCCTGAAATTGTCGGCTCCCTGCCAGGATGTTTTTTTAGGTAAAAGCAGTTCGCAGGTGTCCGTTAGCGTCGATGTGTCCTCGACAATGGTACAGCTATTTAAAGAGTTAAAACTCCAAGTTTTATCCCCTTCAATTGTTATTTCAGAAACTAAAACCAGCATCCTGTTTTATTTTTATTTCGTATGGCGTATCACTTAACAGCTGCAATTGAAAAGCCTGACGGTTACTGTGGGTTTCCTGCAGCATTCCGTACGATTTGACAACAACGCTTTTAATTCCAAAAAGCGTGAGATAATCGCTCTGCACTTCCAAGCTATCCTTGATCTTTAAAAAACTTAAGAGCTCCTGCAGTTTTTCTACTGGATAATCCCTGCTTTTCTCAGGGTCTGTTTCACTGTAATTTGTTACTGCGCCATCGATCTGGATGGTATAATCCCCTTCGCTTATATATTCTTTTATGGTTCCGTCTCTTCCCTCCATAGGAGTAGTCACAATATTTCTTTCCATGTTTACTGTGGCAATGCATTCCACAAATTCAATCCGCTTTCCTTTGTACTGAAATGCTAAGCTTGTAAGTGTTGGAACTCCATAATGTTCAGAACCTTCAAATTTAAAGTCCAGACTTGCGGGCTCTAATGGTTTATATGTCCGGACATTCACAAAATCGAAAACCATTATTGGGCTAGATTTACATCATTTACAGCAGTCAATAATGCCTCTGTAACTGACTGTTTGATACTTTCTTTACTTTCCTTTGCGGTTCCGTGGAAATGCAGCGTCATGTTCTCGATCAGCTTTCCGATGTTGATGCTGCGCGACCCCGAACCGCCGCCAGAACCGCCTTCTTTTTTATCTTTTGCGCCAACTCCGGCAATCGGTTTTGTCGGTGCAACGCCTGCCTGGAATCCTTTGGTGACGTCGAATATTGGCTTTTCGTCTTTTTTCTTTTCCTGGACAGGCTTTTCTTTGTCCTTTTCCTTCCGGTGATCTTTATCATAGCTGGCCGCACCTTTTTTCTCACCTTCTTTATATGCCGCTTTTACATCGGTCATTCCCTCACTGGAGAAAAGAGTTTTGAAGAACTTCTTTATCGGCGCAAAAACGCCTGTAAGCTTATCCATAATTTTCTCAAATAGTGCGACTATCCAATCCCATACTCCGCTAAATGCTGATATGATGGGCTGTACGAGCCATTCATCAATAAATTTTACAAATCCTGAAAAAGTGCTACTGAACCATTCCCAAATACCGCTGAAAAAAGAACCTATGAATGTTAAAACTCCGCCTACCTTTTCAGCAATCCAATTGAAAACGCCGACAACAAAATCACTCACTGCTGTAAAAATGGAAACTGCAGTTTCATAGTACCATACGAATATTGAAGCGATAGCATTGAAAACAAACTTTATGAACTCCCAAATTTTGGTGAATACGAATTTGTAGGCATTGTAATAAGCCATGATGATTGGTTTAACAATCATGTTCCAGACTCGCTGTACTATTATTCCAATGTTATTAAAGACTGCTTTTGCAGCTTCCCAAATACCGAAGAGCACCTCCCTGAAACTTTTGGAGTTATCCCATAGCATCTTAAAAATGGCAATCAGCGCAACAACCCCTACAATTATTAAACCTATAGGATTGGCGAGCATTGCGGCATTTAATCCCAATTGCGCAATTGTTGCGCTTAAAGTGGCTCTTGTAATACTTCCTATAGTTGCAGCGTAAATCCTGTTTATGATACTTCCAACTCCCGTCACTGCAGCATTCTCAGCCGTTACAGCCGTATCTGCCTGCGTTGCTACGGTTTTTATAAACAGCTTTGGCAGAAATGCGCTAATGACACTTTTAAGTGCGGTATAGCTTTCGGCTATCTTTCCGGCAGTCGTAAATACTTTTACGCTTGTCTGCAAATAGGGAAGATAGGCCTGAGTCGCATTAAAGATTGATATTCTCCAGTCGGTGAACACCGCGTTAATTCTGTTCATGCGCTCCTGGTAGCTTCCCATGATCGTATTGGCCTGTTCTACCGCCGTGTTTGTTCCGGTGATCTTTAGCGCCAGTTCATCCTGCGCGTCAGCGGTTTCAATAAGTGCGATACCCGCCGCCATGTTTTCTTTACCGAAAACCTTAGTCATTAAGGCTGTATCGCTCATTACAGGGCGAAGCATTCTTAAACGGTCTGTAAGCGGGATGCTGGCATCTGATAATTTCAAAGTTGAAATTCCCATAGCTTGCAGCCCTTCGGTTGCATCCTTTGAAGCAAAACGGCCTTCCGATAAAGTCGTTAAAACATTTCGAAGAGCCACACCGCCCTCAGAACCTTTTTTCCCTGCTTTGTCAAGCATTTGGATTGCGGCGTTTGTAGTGACAAACGAAATTCCCGTTGTTTTGGCAACCATTCCGACCTGTTCCAGGGCAGCCTGAATCTGCGGAAGCTCAGCAGAACCCTCTTTTGCGCCTGCAGCCATAACATTCATCATGTCTGCCATGACTTTACTAGCGGCAATTGGGTCCTCGAGGTTCACGCCGTACTGATTCATGGCGGTGGTAAGAACATTGGTAGCTGCCACTGTATCGCCTCCCATCGTTTTAGACAGGATATTTACATTATCTCCCATGAGCTTCATCGCCTCAGAATTTTGGGCGATCTCCGGAGACAATTGCGAAAGTATCAGCTTATATGCATTTACGTTGTTGCTGGCGTCAGTTCCAAATACTTTAGAACTCTGTCTGGCCGCCATTTCAATATCTTTCAGGCCTTGTCCGGTTAGTCCTGTAATTGCTCCTAAATCCGCCATCTGCGTATTTAGTTCAATTCCTGGCTGTACAACTTCATCCAATATCTGCCCCAACTGCTGTATCCCCTCGGATGCCAATTTAACTGCAAGAAGCGCCTTATAGCAGTCGCCAAAAACCTTAGTTGTTCTGGTAGTATTTTCCTGAACGCTTGCAAGCCCGCCGTTTATTGTGGCAAAAATTTGCCCGCCGTTGCTCTGAAAATTCAGATTATAATTAATACTATCCATTTTTATGCTTATATTTGTATAATAAAATTTCAGATATGAAATATAAATACACCGCCAAACCTCTGTTTTACGTGCTTGTAGCAAGTATTACGCTAGCGTGTTTTATTCCAATCTTACTTCCGGTTGTTTTGGGTTTTTGGGTTGTGTATGCGCTAATCAATTTTGCGAACACCATTTTTAAGGAAAACAGATCTTAGTCAAGTCCGAACAGGTTTCTGAACATTTCGGCCTGATTCTCCAGGCGCCATCTTTCCAGCCACATCGCTTTCGCGTAATAATCTCCCCATTGGGTAACCTGCAATTCTTTTGGATTGATTTTAAAGTTTGCCATTATAATGGCATCGCCCTGCATCAATCCCACATCATCCCCGCCTTGTTCCAGACGGGCTACAAGTTTTTTACATCAACAGAAAAAGAGTTCATGTGCTTGGCCAATCCTTCAAGAGCTTTCAGTTTGGCGAAATCGCGTCCGCTGATCTCATCGTCCGCTTTAATGATGCAGTTGTCATAAAGTGCGACCGTTCCTTTAATTTCAGAGTTTTTGCCAATTGCTCCAGTTGCTTCCAGAACTTCAAAAGTCGGTTCCTTAAAGATTGCGTGAAACATGTGTTTACTTTCGTATTCTTCCTTAGCATTTTGCAATTCCTCATATAGTTTCGGTTTCTGAGCTTGAAGTTTATCGCCCTGATCTAGTAACAAAGTTTCCAAATGATTGATTTTTTCTTTTAGCTCAACACCGCCCTGCTGAATTGTAACGATTACCAAAAATCCGTGCTGCCTTTTTAAAGTAGCGATTTGGGATTCAGTCAATCCGCATATTAATTTTTCTTTTACTTCTTTTACTTTGTTTTCCATCTTGTTTTATTGGTTTTTAAAAACCTTCCAAATATTGCTTTGGAAGGTTTTTTGATTTACTATTCAATGTGAGAGATTAACAATTCAAGCTCGACGTCTTTAGACATATCGCCTTCTTTCCAATCGAAAGTGGTTTTCTTAAACTCGCAATTTTTGAGAGTGTGTTTTACGATCGGTCCAGTTTCAGGCTGGTACATAACTACAATTGGAAATGGCGCGATATTATGCAGCTTGTTCTTCGGAGCATTGGCCTGCATAGCGAAGACAGTTCCTGATAAAAGCGTGATTGAGCCGGTTGTCTTTACACGTCCGTAACCGCGCGACACGGGATTTTTGCCCGAACCGTAGATATTTTCTTTTTCCTGTTCCTCTTCGTACTTAATCGCCTTAATGCCAGCAATTGCACTAGCTGAAACGTTTACCACAATATCAGCCCATCCGTACTCTCGGCCGTTGATTAAAGGTGTAGTCTCCATTTTCTATAATTGTAATGTGAAACCAAGATTGACAACGATCTCTCGAAGAACTCCGACAGGCACAATCTTAATTGTAACTTCAAGCTTCGAAGTCGTCAGCACTTCCTGGTCTGGGTTAATGTTTATTTTAAAACCGCTGATTTCACCGTCACGCTCCATCTGTTCCAATGGAATCGAGGCGATTGCCTCGAGTGAGGCGATTACATCCTGCGTCAGATTTCCTGTCACCGGATCAACATAAATCGGTCCCGAAACTTTAGGCAGCAATTTGATGTAGACGCCTCTCTGCGCTTTATCCATTGCGCGGTTAGTTTCGATTGTTGCGAAATCGCTGTCTAAATCTGTAGCCGTGAAACTGTCATTGAAGAAAGTTCCGGTGTAGCCGATATGCTTAATCATAAAGATGTAGCCTTTGCTGCTGATCGACTGGATTTGTCCAGGAGTAAAGTCGCTTATCAAAGTGCCATCGATAAATGCCGGCACGTCTAATTCACGCGCAAGGACATTCCCGCCTGTAAGAGCTTTTGGATAGGCTGTTGTAACAAGGTTCTGCCTTTCTACCCAAGCAATGCTTTCGTGAACCTTAGCTTTAGACACCGCTCCTAATGCGGCTCCAATGATTCCAACCTTTTTAGTGACAAGCTCAGAAACATAATTTCCGCGCCCAGCGCCATCTTGGCCAATTACAACACTAAATCTGTCGTTGCTGAAAGTGTGCAGGTCTGGCAATGCCAATAAATTGGCTGACGTTATCCCGTGCATAGAGTAAAGCAGTTCCAAAGGCATATTTAAGATGGCCAGCTCGTCTAGCACATCTTTAATCGCTCCCGATGTTTCCGCCAAATCAGCAAAAACAGTTATAAGGTCGACAACTCCAATCTGTCTGATTTTTGCCTCAGCAAACTGCTGCAATTGCTTTACGGCAACATATTCGCCATCATTCAGCAATGAAGAAACAATGTAAAGCTTCGAACCAGGATTAATTCTGAAATATTCCGACACGTGATAATGCATGACAGGATTTGTCAAAGCCGTCACTCCAATACCAGCTAAACCTTCAACCTCGTTAAGAAGCGTTTTGGCGATGTTGGCCTCACCGTAGACGATCAGACCGCTTATGTGATCTTCGCCCGCAAGCCTCTTGGCTAAGCCTCCGCCTTGTCTATTAAATTGAACTGTGTTCATGGATTATTTTTTATTGGTTTTAGGCTCAGCAGCTTTTACATCAGCTTTTGCAGCCGGTTCTTGTGGCGCAGCTGGTTCCTGTTGTTTTGCTGGCTCTTGCGATTGTTCTGGCACAGCTGGTTCTTGCGGTTCAGAAGATGCAGCCGGTTCTTGTGGTGCAGCTGGTTCTTGTGGTGCAGCCAATTCAGCTGTTAAAACTCTATTTGGGAATGTTTCAGGGTCAAACGGGTCTGTATTCACAACAGTAAGAT
This genomic interval carries:
- a CDS encoding DUF6046 domain-containing protein — encoded protein: MVFDFVNVRTYKPLEPASLDFKFEGSEHYGVPTLTSLAFQYKGKRIEFVECIATVNMERNIVTTPMEGRDGTIKEYISEGDYTIQIDGAVTNYSETDPEKSRDYPVEKLQELLSFLKIKDSLEVQSDYLTLFGIKSVVVKSYGMLQETHSNRQAFQLQLLSDTPYEIKIKQDAGFSF
- a CDS encoding phage tail tape measure protein, which codes for MDSINYNLNFQSNGGQIFATINGGLASVQENTTRTTKVFGDCYKALLAVKLASEGIQQLGQILDEVVQPGIELNTQMADLGAITGLTGQGLKDIEMAARQSSKVFGTDASNNVNAYKLILSQLSPEIAQNSEAMKLMGDNVNILSKTMGGDTVAATNVLTTAMNQYGVNLEDPIAASKVMADMMNVMAAGAKEGSAELPQIQAALEQVGMVAKTTGISFVTTNAAIQMLDKAGKKGSEGGVALRNVLTTLSEGRFASKDATEGLQAMGISTLKLSDASIPLTDRLRMLRPVMSDTALMTKVFGKENMAAGIALIETADAQDELALKITGTNTAVEQANTIMGSYQERMNRINAVFTDWRISIFNATQAYLPYLQTSVKVFTTAGKIAESYTALKSVISAFLPKLFIKTVATQADTAVTAENAAVTGVGSIINRIYAATIGSITRATLSATIAQLGLNAAMLANPIGLIIVGVVALIAIFKMLWDNSKSFREVLFGIWEAAKAVFNNIGIIVQRVWNMIVKPIIMAYYNAYKFVFTKIWEFIKFVFNAIASIFVWYYETAVSIFTAVSDFVVGVFNWIAEKVGGVLTFIGSFFSGIWEWFSSTFSGFVKFIDEWLVQPIISAFSGVWDWIVALFEKIMDKLTGVFAPIKKFFKTLFSSEGMTDVKAAYKEGEKKGAASYDKDHRKEKDKEKPVQEKKKDEKPIFDVTKGFQAGVAPTKPIAGVGAKDKKEGGSGGGSGSRSINIGKLIENMTLHFHGTAKESKESIKQSVTEALLTAVNDVNLAQ
- a CDS encoding DUF2586 family protein, with product MNTVQFNRQGGGLAKRLAGEDHISGLIVYGEANIAKTLLNEVEGLAGIGVTALTNPVMHYHVSEYFRINPGSKLYIVSSLLNDGEYVAVKQLQQFAEAKIRQIGVVDLITVFADLAETSGAIKDVLDELAILNMPLELLYSMHGITSANLLALPDLHTFSNDRFSVVIGQDGAGRGNYVSELVTKKVGIIGAALGAVSKAKVHESIAWVERQNLVTTAYPKALTGGNVLARELDVPAFIDGTLISDFTPGQIQSISSKGYIFMIKHIGYTGTFFNDSFTATDLDSDFATIETNRAMDKAQRGVYIKLLPKVSGPIYVDPVTGNLTQDVIASLEAIASIPLEQMERDGEISGFKININPDQEVLTTSKLEVTIKIVPVGVLREIVVNLGFTLQL